The genomic segment ATTGCAGttcaattcaaaaatgttttgaacgtttcttaattaaaaaaaataaaacggttTAGTTTTCTTTATATGATACTAGTAAAAAGGATAAGGTATgacacacaaaaaaaatcttattgagaacattatattatattaaaaaaggaaattgttGCAGTACATTTTACAAAAGACTGAACATAAAACCAGAAAATAGTATTTTCaacaaactaaaacaaaatctcTAAAATCtgttagaaaacaaaaaatattctatCTTCATATTTCACTAAATATAAACCTTATAACTAACAACTTAAACATATAGATTcaatatcaaaaaatacaaaaaaaaacgccgaTGTTAAACATTCATTGCGGGAAGAAGATTCTCACTTTTTATTCTGAAACAATTCATCAAATTCGAAATGCCagaagttatatatatataagggGACAAACCATGCAAACATAAAAAATGAGATTACTAAAGACATTCGAAatcaacaaacaaataaaaaaataaaaataagctgAAAAGTAATTTTAACAGTCTTAAGAAACTAAGGAAACAACCGTGCGGTTACTTGTTAGTGCTTCTTCTTTTTATTggtctaaaataaataaaaaattaaaattaaaacaccatataaataaaatacatgcgaaataaaatgtatttggaTGATTTTAACGCGCGGGTGTAGActcaaagaaataataaaataagatatggtACATATAGAAACTCAATTGATTGGACTTATTGTCATTTACCccaatttaatttggttttgtAATCTggaactaaaatatttattaaaatctaaatcaaaattaaaataacagttTGTGGAAAACCAAAGCCCCGGAAAACCTTTATTTGAAATGTCACTATAGTTGCGAAAAACTAATAGAAAAACCTTCCTAGtcaaaaataagtaattaaaaaaaaaaacaaaaaatagtacACACATCATGTTGTATACATACCTTTTCTTTGTTATTGTGCTTCAAAGGATGTGCATCACCCTGATTGATATTAACATGATTGCTATTACTGATGGGCTTATTAGACCGTTCTTGTTCCAGCAATTTATGTAAATTGGCTACTTCTTCGGTTAGTTCTTCCTTAACTAGTGTTAGTCGTTCAAGTTCTTTAAGAACTTCAGCCTTGTCTTTCACTAAAATTCGCAATTATGACAAGTATAAACATAGCAACAAAATAACaagataaatataaacaaaaaataagacaGAAGAGCAACAGCTTAACTTACTCTCTCCTTCTCTAAGCATACTACACAGGGTAGTGTTTCTTTGTTTAACCACTGTTATCTCCTTCTTCGCTTCTTCCAATTCTCTCATTAATTGGGCGTTTTTCTCTCTTTCAAATTCcagtttttcctaaaaaaaaattgcgaagCTATTTCTAAATATCAACTAAGTTTCATACaactaaaaaaacaatcaaataatgaaaaaattaaattacctgGCACTGAGCCAAACTGATAACTTCTTCAAATTGTTCTTGTCTTTTCTTTCTATTTTGTTCCactttttctttagttaaagtTTTCTTCACGCTTTCCTTCACTTCTTGAAAGAAGTCCCGATCGCTTTTGAGCGAAGCAGattcttctaaatattttaagtttcataaataaaattatataaaatcagGATAATTCTTTACCTTTTTGTTCTGATTCTTTATTAGTTTCTAAAAACTGATCGAGGCTCATggttttagacttttttttcttcCCTTGACTTGGTTCAGTtacaattacatttttcttctgATTCTCAAACTCTAGTTTGGACTGCAATATCGCGCTTTGCATCTAAAAAGATTAACAAGGTTCTAAAGACAGCAATATGCAGTAGcgcaatttataaaattgtaaattttctatGTGAAAGGGTATAAAGATGAGTTGATAAATGTAAGGTAAGAGTCAATTTTATTGGCTGTGGAAAATGTATAAGGTTTTAATCTTAAATTCCACACAAATCCTAACTTACCTGCTGTTCATAGATTTCATTAACAAACTTGCTGTCTTTCTTCTGCCATTCTTCCCAATTTTTATCTTGATTTTCCTTttgcttcttattttttttggagGAAGATTTAGGTTTCTAAAAGCAAAAATCATATAATATACATAACAACATTTACAGCTTGACATTTATCATCAATAAGGTTTCTGGTAAACTCATcactcaaattaaattatttaaaaagaagttattgctaaatttgaaagataaagGTGAAAGTTACAACACTAAAATACAGAAATGAATTTTTTACTGTATTGTTGGACGTACAAGCAAAAGCTTACtatttatattaacaaattatgtAGCAAATTCAGATGTCCTAATATTTAGAGCTTTGGTCTTATTCTTTTTACAGTACTCTAAGTCTTAGTTTAAATTCAAATTGGCAGCATATAAAATTACTGCTTTAAAAAGTACTCCTATCTGTCTCTACATCTTTTCAATATAAAACTGAAAATCTGGAAACAATAACAATTTCTTACCTCTGTGACCCcatttgcctttttttgaacAGCATTAGTACCATTTTTATTGGTCGCCTTTGCACTACTGGCACTGCTGCTTTTTTTTCCCtcagtttttttcttactaCCGCCCCCTTGACGAAAATCGTCATCTTCTATTTTTAGGCAAGCAAATCTCGATGGCACCCCAATATTCATTTTGCTATAAAACAAAACAGGTAAgattacagttttattttattgaaaaagccTATTATACATAGATTAGTGTACAATACAGTTAAATATGGAAAGTTAACATTATACAGTGTATCTCTGGGAGAGCAAAATGAGAAATAGTCAGAAATGAGTCagacagaggtttctgacttagaaatatttattgactccaggttgtcttttaaaagtcacatcaatcaggtgactggtagggcaatgaaaatgctgggttttatccaacggtctacaactgatttgtcttcatttacttttagattactttattgctctcttgttaggcccatcttggagtatggctcaattgtgtggtccccgtcatataactgctacattgagcagattgaaaaaactcaaaataaatttttaagggtggcggcttttagatgtggttacaggagacaggagtattactatcagtgggtcagggataacctgaacttacccacattagagtcacgaagaacattactcgacttatgttttatgcataaggttttaaatgctactatagattgtcccgagttattgtctctttttaaacttagggtgccttccagattgaatagacaatcagaaatattttcagtcccattccaccataccaattatggcattaatgagccaattacacgaatgactcgaagtgctaatggtctgtcaggacagataaacttttttgactctaggataacatcttttaaggggcagttaaagaatattatttcatagaggctttaattaattaactcatctacaccttgcactgatttatagatagttttgtatctgaatatatatgtttgtatgggtatgctatgtaacacttttgtaaatggattccattaataaataataaataaataaataaataaatgtttcaatATACAGAATAATGCAAATTAGATTAAGACACTGTtacaatttcttacaaattcaaaaatttaaggtaaaattaaaGGGTTGCTGATTAATAAGGCCTTCAAAATCAAGGAACCTCTTAAAAATGTTACACTGGTGTAAGACTGCATGGAACATAGAACTAGTTATAATTTCtagtttcataaatatttatattatgactCCTTGTGAAATTATTATGATTTCAAAATGTGTTGCAGGAACACTGAAAAGAATGTAAAAATTTATCGgcgcaataataaaattataattaatatgtgTTTCTCACACAAAGTAATAAATGCTGCCATAAGACTGTCACTAGCTTTTGAAtctttttaaacttaaggtGTCTATTAGAACCAATAggcaaccaaatttttttttctaccatACCAACTATACTCTGCTAATAACCTTGcaaacaaataaatttcaaaGATTATTATGTCATCTTTGTACTTATCTCTCATCTTTAGAATATGTGATGGCAAAATGTCTGTGATACTTTTAAGTTGTgatactatattttcttaaaatgtattcggctaataattaaatatatactaaTATTGGATATTTGTTTACTTAAAGTGTTTTTATTGTACAAGTTTAATGCAGTGATTTATTTCTTGATGTAACTTCAACAAAACTTTctatctttatttgttttgataGAACAATTAAGGTGCCTGACCAATAAACTGGCTTCATTATAAGGGCAGAAACTGTTATTGGGGTTAAAAGAACCTGTTAAAGTGACCACTTCTTACACCTATTAATATACACAGTGACAATTTATTGTATCTATTGGGATCCTAAGAATTCATTCATAATGACAACTGAGATTAAAGCAGAAAATTATTCGAACAAATTACATATATTAgaagaataattttgttatcaATTTCTCAATGGAATTCCAGAGAAAGTAAGGTTTGAAGAAATAAAGTAAAGTTGAGAAGTTGGGGAACTtgttaaaaatgtgtttaaactCGTGTAAGACTGTATGCTGCTGGTACCTAGCATCAATAGTAATTCctagtaaatataaaatgatgtttgaATGTGCAGCAGTAACCAGTTAATCATATGTGGATATTTTTAAAcctaaagggttttaaaaaaattttatgtagtGCTTTCCCTCTTATAACAGgtctttttctttgaacagaacAATTATTGTACCTTAccaaaaaacttgttttattatagAAACTCTTAAGTATAGGGGTTAATAAATGCCGATTATACTGACAACTTTATAAACATATACACATTACACAtaatacagggtgacaatttatTGCATgtattgggttgggttgggttgttCCTATAAATCCTATGTTTAATGTAACTGCAAGAGGAGCCTTGGTAGCATCTAAGGATTAATCAGAAAACTATGTTAATAGATTGCATACCATAGGGCAAACTCATATAATAGATCTGTAATATTAAATTGCCAGTAGGGTATATTAGACAAGGTACAAGTAAGTAAATATCTCTTGCAATACATTTATAATACAAgataaagctaaaaaaacagATTAATAATTCCTaatgtaaatgtaaatataatacatatactTACTGGAACAAATAGGTATAATATAGCTGCTCTAAATATGAACcagtattttatatattatatagtaaGCAGAATAGCCTAAGGCCTTTGAGGTATTTTTCTTTTGCCAATGAAATTTCGTacaaaaaatacgaaattaagagaattatttaaagaaaaataatacaattttaaatcaaatacaAAACTACCAATCCTATAATACCTCACAATACCTAATGGGAAATAGAAAATGTTTAACTTAGCTGTGTGAAAAACACAACAAAATAGTTCATGAACTTGATCAAACTTGTGTTTTGCTGACAGGGTTGACATCTAGAAAGGACAGTTTGACATATATAAAGCCACGGACACATTTGTCACGCAACCAATTAAATGTAATGAGACAAATGTTGCAGTACGGCGATTGTATTATACAATTAATACAAACGGCTTTGGAATTTGTTGTATTGTCAATACTGCAACCATTCTGAAACAAATAGTAAATTATATAGGATGTCcggtataaaatgttttacgTGTGGATATTGATATTGGAAACCCTTAAATATATAAGGTGGGCCAAACGAGGAAAAAGTTGCGCAATGAAATACCTATAAATAACAGTTAAACTACTTCTTTAAACTCGCAATAGACAGAAAAACGGATATACTgacaaaaaaaagagaaattatgTTTCTTCATAtcttgtttattataaaagataGAATAACAAAATGTTCAGGGTAGGGGTAAGAAGTAAGCAAGAGAATttgtaaatgaaaaatattctAGGCCGCCACATAATATGACGTATTATcccagaatatttaaataacgaCGAAATTCCCAAGAACTCAATAGGCAACTTGGGAACAGTAAGGTGGCCTGCGAGATCCCCTGACATAACACcgctcgatttttttttacatggagTTTCCTCAAAAAGTTGGTTTGCTGTAGATCATACAAAATTAAAGAGGAGCTGGAACACGCTGTTATAGAAGCTATTAACAGAATTACCTCAGAAATGATAAAAAATCCTGTGAAACAGTAATAAGATGATGTATGTTGTGTGTGCAAGAAAACGGTGTCCTATTTAAACACTTAGTTTAATCTAAAAAGTTTACTTGTTCGTTTGCAGTGTTCATTGTATGATCAATAACAATTCACAGTAATAGTCAATGTAAAGCAATACGGGATAAGTGATACATTTATAACGCAGCCAGTTAAATGTAATGAGACAAATGTTGAAGTACAGCGGttgttttataagaaattaataaaaacggCCTTCGAATTTGTTGTCCAGTCAAAACAGCAACCGcactaaaataaatagtaaaagatATATTGATTACTACTGGTACATTTTATTACATCTCATTATCTGCCGAAGTTgtatatttacattaataaatattgctagAACCTTATTACACTGCTCAACATAGTTTagggtaaaaaataaatagtaataaaaaacaatagttAAAGCTTTAGTTATTCTTAAACTTTCAGCATGTGTATTAGTACCAAATACAAGGAGTTTCATTAAGGGTGAGGAGGTATATTACAGCGATGATTAATCCAAAAGCTTCACAGGAAACATtgtgtaatattatattaaatagtttttaagttcCGGCCTTTCTAAGGGAATAATCCTAATGGAAAATAAATACGacgtattttttgaaaaacattctTACCTAGTAGCAAAAAATAATGCGCCGATTATAATTTCACTACAAGTCTATATTTTTCTGGTTAACCACTTTTTGCTATGAAATGTCAAATGAGGAAAGGGAGAATGTCTATTTATaagagttttgatttttttacttagCTCAACTTAACTGTCTTGCTGTGTTATCAGAAAATACACTGAAGGAAGCTGAAATAACGACCGtaagaaaattgttaatataaaaaagcgATAGTAGGGAATCAAGAACAGAATTCAAATTCAAGTAGTTtattaatatcttaaatataCAATTTTCACACATGACAAGACGCTTAACCTACAGAAGTTCTCTGTTCGTATATTTATTACTGAATAATATTGGAACTTCGTGTGGTCGAGTTTTCTTACAATATCCTAgcataaaattaacattttgatTCTCGAGAGTTTCAATTAAATACAATGTAAATACTTTCAATTAACAATAGAGTTGAACTTTTAACTAATATGTCATAAATATTCACAAACAGAGAtgtaagtaatttaaaagaCTGATATAATTGGTTTAAAATGCTGTTATCGGCTTTctgaaaaaaagtaaacatcttttattatttatctgtTATAAAATCACAACACTGTACAATGCGGCAGTATcttcttgttttaaaaaatatgcaaattttcTTCCTGACAGATCACAGAGATATCTCCTTTCATGTTTAATTCATATTACAAAGCGATCTTAAGCATTCTTTATTATTCTTCCCTTAGCTTGTAATTTACTATGCAACAATATAATATGCGTACCTTGCCTTTactcaataatattttctgGAATAAATTGGATAATTAAAAGACAAATGGAAACAGCCAAAACACAATTTATTATGCTATTAATAATATGTCATTGGTGATATTTTAGATGTTTGGTTATGATCAGTTTGAATTAGAGTATTTCAGTGCTATTATAATACTTTTAACTATTTTTCGATTAGTTCTAATTTATGTAATGTGtgttataatgattttttttttatggtaaacacaagcacaagaggaaagtcctatgtcactcttggagtggtgcttgcgcgaagatatttgtgggcatttatcttgaattgctgtaggttgtatgcgtcgggaaatatgtgaggtggaagcccgttccacaaagaagatgttctccagatgaatgagtcccgatacagcgacgtcgtAGGCaagtggactcgatgttgatgagccgcaactggtagacgcgtccttcttgccggaacagccctgggtagaatcaggcctgccagctcagaggagcacttaccgtgataataacggtagaataaacagagatcagccacctttctcctgtgcttcagactatccagactctttgtcagttctggtttgtcgataagacgaatagctctcttctgtataaaATCCAgtaggtttaaactatgcttgggtgcagagctccagacatgcaggcaatactcgagggaagggcgtatttgagccttataaagagtcagcagctgttctggtgtatacagttttttcgttttgaaaagcactccgagttttttggaagccgttctggcgacctcggcaacgtggtcatgccaggacacactgttggtgacctcgactcctagaagatgtaaagatgatttcattggcaatgttttccctgccataaccagctccgggccaccaagattagtcttcatcgtaaatactgcagcctgcgtttttttagcgttaaaattcaccagattgttaccgccccactccaagattgctctaatatcgttgttggttgaagctacttgttgctgcctaagattctgagaacttgcggctgtcgttggtttggcggacttaaatgtggaaataagtgtgctatcgtccgcaaagctgtagattggattgacagtggttcctagcaattcgttgatatatatcaagaaaagggtgggggatagaatgcatccttgagggactccagcggtaatgttaaatttgtcggagagttttgtatgccgattgaggagagcttggttagtagtccctcatgccacactctgtcaaatgccttggaaatgtcaagagggactgagcgggactcgccgtgcttctccatggcctccgtccacaagtatgtgacgtaagccagaagatcgctggtggatctaagctttcggaagccgtattgatgatcgctgattagtccagatgattccagatatctcaacagttgttggttgactgctttctccataatcttcgatattactggaactagtgcaatcgggcggtaattggagggcatcgtcttcttaccctttttgggcacaggttgcactcgagcagttttcagcttgttggaaattggccctgcttatacgatgccgtgaacagtctacataaggaaggagtcaattcgtctgcacaacgttttagaaTTAGGACTGgacgggtccagaagctttgttggtgtctacgcttttaagaattttatttataattcgtttgggaaacgaaatttctcccat from the Anthonomus grandis grandis chromosome 10, icAntGran1.3, whole genome shotgun sequence genome contains:
- the LOC126741546 gene encoding G kinase-anchoring protein 1-like isoform X2 — translated: MNIGVPSRFACLKIEDDDFRQGGGSKKKTEGKKSSSASSAKATNKNGTNAVQKKANGVTEKPKSSSKKNKKQKENQDKNWEEWQKKDSKFVNEIYEQQMQSAILQSKLEFENQKKNVIVTEPSQGKKKKSKTMSLDQFLETNKESEQKEESASLKSDRDFFQEVKESVKKTLTKEKVEQNRKKRQEQFEEVISLAQCQEKLEFEREKNAQLMRELEEAKKEITVVKQRNTTLCSMLREGEMKDKAEVLKELERLTLVKEELTEEVANLHKLLEQERSNKPISNSNHVNINQGDAHPLKHNNKEKNKK
- the LOC126741546 gene encoding G kinase-anchoring protein 1-like isoform X1; this encodes MNIGVPSRFACLKIEDDDFRQGGGSKKKTEGKKSSSASSAKATNKNGTNAVQKKANGVTEKPKSSSKKNKKQKENQDKNWEEWQKKDSKFVNEIYEQQMQSAILQSKLEFENQKKNVIVTEPSQGKKKKSKTMSLDQFLETNKESEQKEESASLKSDRDFFQEVKESVKKTLTKEKVEQNRKKRQEQFEEVISLAQCQEKLEFEREKNAQLMRELEEAKKEITVVKQRNTTLCSMLREGEMKDKAEVLKELERLTLVKEELTEEVANLHKLLEQERSNKPISNSNHVNINQGDAHPLKHNNKEKTNKKKKH